The genomic DNA TGGGAATATTCGTGGTAGATGATCGCTTCCTCTTTGGCGAAATCGTTGAACCTGTCGCCGTCGCCGAAATACATCTTCCGCTCCTTGGGGCTGTAGAAGGCGTTGTCGAACTTCGTCCTGAAATGGACCGTCGTCCAGAGAGAAAAATCGAGCTTGTTGAATCCCATGCCCGAAAAGAAATCATGAGCGCGGGTGACGTGATGGTAGGCGTTCACCTCGTCGAAATGCGTGTCTTCAGGGGCGAATTCATACACGGCCGTGCTGCTGGTGGCTTCGGGTCCCTGCGCGTTCACTGCGTAACAGTAGTCGCCTGCAAGGTCGTTGCGCATCAGGTAGGGAAGCTCGACGCGTTCGAGATCGCCCGCAAGCGGATGATGCGGGTAGGCCAGGCCCTGGCCGGAAAAGAAGAACATCTGGTTCCGGCGGTCGAGCTCGCGGCCGGTTTCGGCGTCGATCAGCACCACCCAGTCTCCGAGCGGCTCCGCGGCCGGAATGCCGACTTCCCAGGCCTGAAGGGTTTCGTCGCCCCGGCAGCATATCAGTCGGGCGGCGGTCGGCCTTCCCCGAACGTCGCGGACGCCGAGATGCCGGCGTGCAGCCGCTATCGCCTCCCGCTCGCCCAGAACGAGACGGTTCGCGGGTTCGGACGTATCGGGCACGGAGCCGTTGGCGAGAACGACTTCGCCGGCTCGGTTCATGTGAATGGAAATGTCCGAACCCTCGACCGGCACTTCCTGAAGTGCCACCTTGAAAAACACATGGCTGGAGGCCGCATCTTCGACCACCTTCACGGTATCGAGACGTGCCCCGCCACGTTCAAGCCGAAGGTTGAACAGCCGGGCATGCCCTTCGACGAACCGCCGGGCAATCGCCTCGGGCATGCCGCGAACCGGTTTTGAAAGGCGCCCGAAAAGGCTTCGCACGGCCTTTCCGTCCTCCGACGCGACCGCGCGGACGAGGCCGGCGGACAAGTCGTCCGATACGACGATCGCTTCGGCGAGAAGCGGTGCCATCGATCCTCCTGCGAGGGCCTCGCCCCTTCGCGACTCCGAGACAGGCGTCGTGGGCGATTGCAGAAAGGCGGCGGCGGGAACGGAAACCGAGACAACGGCACAGATGGCCGCGAAGACGAGAAGATTCCGAGAGCCCGTTTTCATAGTTCGTCCTTCCAAAAATGGGTGGTCGGTCAACCGAACCAGCTGATAACGGGAAAATCCTCGCAGACGTTACATACATTTGTTTTTTTTTCACAGGAACACCATCTCAGATCGCATCATCGTTTCGGGATGCAACACTGGTTTTCCAGAGGGAAATGCACATGAAACGTCGTTCCGTGCCCGGGCCTGGTTTCGACCACAATCCCGCCGTCGTGCTGTTTCACGATGCCGAAGACGGAAGGCAGTCCGAGACCGGTGCCCTGCCCGGCGGGTTTCGTCGTGAAGAACGGCTCGTAGATCCTGGCCAGCGTCGAGTCATCCATGCCGATCCCGGTATCGCGAACGGTCACGCGGGCATACCACTCGTCTCGGGCCCAATCGTATTTCGCGCGGAATGCCGCGTCCGCCCGAAAAGCCGAAAGCACGATCGAGAGACGCCCTCCGTCCGGCATCGCGTCCCGGGCATTCACGATGAGATTGACGAGCACGAGATCGATCTGGCCCGGATCACCGCCGATGATCAGCGGGTCAGGGCAGAGATCGGTTTCGATCGCGATCCGCTTCGTCACCAACCGGCCGAGGAGCCCCAACGAGTTTCGGAGATGGTCGTTCAAGACGATGGACACATTCTGCGGGGGCTGATTCCGGCTGAAGAGCAGAAGGCGCTTCGTCAGGTCCGAACCCCGTTCGACGGCCTGTTTCATATCCCGAAGAATCTTGAGTTCTTCAGGATCGGGGTTCCTGAAGAGAAGAATTTCGGCACAGGCCGCCACGACCTGGAGAAGATTGTTGAAATCATGGGCCACGCCTCCAGCGAGTCGACCGAGGGCTTCGAGTTTTTCCGACTGTTTCACCCGCTCCGACAACACCTGCTGTTCCGTCATGTCGATATTGAAGCCGCACATGCGAACCGGCTTGTTTTCGGCATCACGCTCGATGACCTTTCCGATCGCGAGAACGGTCGTCCAGCCTCCCGCCTTCGATCGCATGCGATACGTGTTTTCATACTGGCCGCTTTTGCCATCGAGGTGCTCCTGCACCTTCGAGATCGTCTTCGCCCGGTCGTCATCGTGAATTTGGGCCGACCACCAGTCGAACGTCGGAACGATTTCATCCGGATCGTATCCGAGCATCGTCGACCATCGCTCGTTCACGTCGAGCGCGTTCGTCCGGATATCCCAGTTCCAGAACGCGAGATTCGCCGCCTGGATTGCCAGCGAGAGGCGTTCCTTGTCCTCGTTCGACTCGGCGAGAAGCCGCTCGTTCTCGGTGAAGGCGAGCGCCTGTGAACTCAGAATCGATGGCCACAGGAGCCTGTCGATCGAGAAGGCGTCTTTCGCGAAGGCGTTTTCGAAATACGCGACCCCCGTCAGGGTGTCCCCGAACCCGATCGGGATGCAGGCGAAGGATTTCGCATTCGACACGTTCCAGTACGGATCGCTCGGAAACGTTTTGGGCGGGCAGTCCCGCTCGACGATCCGTTCTCCGGTTCTGAGAACGTAGTTCACGACGCTCTCCGGGAAACGGCCGTCTTCCGGAAGGGGGTTGCCGGCTGTTTCCGCGCCCTGCCATGCGGCCGCCGGCAGCGGCGTGTTCCCGGAGACGCGGAAAACGATCACTCGTCCGGCGCCAGAGAACATGGCGGCAAGCTGGAGCAGGGCCGTCCGGTCCGAATGGCTGCCCGGCGGAAGATCCGGTTTCGCCGGCGTCGGAGCGAGGGGCGAGCCGAAGATCGCATGGATTTCCGGAATGTGGAAACCGCGAAGTTTCGCTTCCGCCCCCCACGAGCGATAGGCCTGTTCGGCCCGGCTTTCGTAGGCTTCGGCCGCGAACACGAGGCGCTCGGCTCTCAGCATCCCGCCCATCCGTTCGCAGGCCAGCGCCTCGATATGCGGGAACTGCTGCTTTCGCGCTTCATGAATCGCAAGATCGTACAGCCGGCCGGCTTCGACGATCTCCCCCGTCAGCCTCGACCGTTCGGCCGAAACGAGGGCCAGGCGGCCGGAGAAGTTCTCGGGGCAGGAATCCGACCAGTGCCGGAGATGACCGATGCAGTCGGACATCCCCGCGAGCAGTTCCCGTCGTTCCGGGCCGTCCGGGAGACTGCCGGCTTTCGCGGCGAGGATCAGGCCGCGGAAGAAGACGTAGATCGTCACTTCCATGTTCCAGCGGTCGGAGTATTCTATTTCGTCAGCTATCTTTAATGTCTCGAAGGCTTCGTCGTATCGGCCGAGGAGATACCGCGACGCCATTTTCCAGATGTAGTACCAGAAGATCATCAGGATCATCTGGCTGCCGGAAATGCGCTTTTCGAAAGCAGCCTCGTCGAAGTCGTCCCCGTTGAGGGTTCCCGCGGGAGCGGTCTTTCCCTGCATGGCCAGCACGAACCTCCGCTGGCTGGTGAGGATCGCCTCGATGTTCTCGTCGCCCGCGGTTTGGACGAAGGCGAGCAGGCGTTCCGACTCGTTCCAGACGTCGTCCAGCGGGTCGCCCGCGATGATCATATTCGTCAGGATATGGTTGCAGGCGTAGCAGGCATGGATCAGATCGCCGTTTTCGATGCCCGTTTTGAATGCCTGGTCGAGATAGGCCCGATCGGTACGAAGGGGTTGCCGGTAGAAATTCACGATATCGCCGAAAAACAGGCATGCCTTGGCATACAGGCCGCCGATATTCCGGGAGACGACCAGGTCGTAGCCGGCCTTCGCGTATTCGAAACCTTCCTGATACCTCGCATACCGGCGGTCGACCAGCATCATCCCCCACCAGATGAATGCGTAGGCGGACTCGCGGGCAATCCCGCATTTGAGACTCCGCTCGACCATCCAGGCCACGATCCCGTGCATCAGATGCTGCTGGTAAAACTGCGCCGGGAGGATCATCGTCGCGAGGATATCGAGAACCGCCTCCAGCACGTCGTCATTCATGTCCGGCAGATCGAGCAGGTCCGGATGCGTCATCGCCTTCCGGGCTTCGTCGACGACCTCGATCCAGTGCGTCATGTCGGCTTCGAATGTATTTGTCGTTATATTGTATCCGGTATCTCCGAGAGCCTCGAACCCGAGGTTCAGGGCCCCAAGCATGTCGCCCTGGGTCACGGAAATATTGCAGAGCAGACGCCAGGCTCCGGCCTTTTCGAGGAACGAGCGGCCCGTGCGCACCAGGCGATCGAGGGTCCTGACGGCCTGGTCGGGTTTTCCGGCGAGATACTGCGCTTCGCCCATGAGAAGATGCAGCTCGCGGCTCGTATCGACGAATTCGGCGGATTCGCCGAACGGCTCGAGAAGGCTCAGAGCACAGGTCGAGTATGAAATGGTCGCGAGCGGGGCGGCCGTCGTTCGCGCCGATACGGCGGCTTCCGTGAGGAGATGGATCCAGGCGTGCCGCTCCCGGTCGGATGCCGGTTGGAGTCCGGGCCTGAGAAGATACGCGGCCGCCGAGAACAGGGCCCCGGCCGTTCCGTCGTATTCGCTGACCATGGCTCGCGCGACAGCCAGGTGCATG from Candidatus Ozemobacteraceae bacterium includes the following:
- a CDS encoding M36 family metallopeptidase, which gives rise to MKTGSRNLLVFAAICAVVSVSVPAAAFLQSPTTPVSESRRGEALAGGSMAPLLAEAIVVSDDLSAGLVRAVASEDGKAVRSLFGRLSKPVRGMPEAIARRFVEGHARLFNLRLERGGARLDTVKVVEDAASSHVFFKVALQEVPVEGSDISIHMNRAGEVVLANGSVPDTSEPANRLVLGEREAIAAARRHLGVRDVRGRPTAARLICCRGDETLQAWEVGIPAAEPLGDWVVLIDAETGRELDRRNQMFFFSGQGLAYPHHPLAGDLERVELPYLMRNDLAGDYCYAVNAQGPEATSSTAVYEFAPEDTHFDEVNAYHHVTRAHDFFSGMGFNKLDFSLWTTVHFRTKFDNAFYSPKERKMYFGDGDRFNDFAKEEAIIYHEYSHGMLNEIVELYYRKEAGAMHEGQADYFACSLSGEPRIGEWISSKTELKEIRDLRDTRHYPEDIIGEVHHDGRIWGCALWDLRAVLGPEITNRLVYASFSYLNPGEPTFAEGVNAILAADTAQFAGEHRAVITDVFAKRGIMSGSAAAVILDGRDLERLRRFRAIHEKP
- a CDS encoding PAS domain-containing protein, translating into MVGSDNRRLMFEMAARSESLASEEALGLRRLFMSRPSDAPPELIVPESLHETETGPILASDHPLGVLLATICGKPLPALQVLNIAVSVISALDALHSSGFVHGRLNPARIWFNHADGTTRFSGIAFRDEDRRRLFETREMPLEPECWPYLSPEQVRTESPHVDRRSDLYAVGAIIYELIAGKPPFLPRTMLECSHVHIALPVPALAGTCCDRQPQIGRLVQKLLAKNPDERYQSSQGLLADVLAMRDEFVRSGVIPEFPLGRLDRAAPLPVPGELLGRSAESEKGLGWIHAMNAGHQRSPLLITGLPGSGKTVFFQQCLLPKILERGYLARCKFDQAHLERPGAGFIQIAEGICRDVLGGAGGGVVAWKERLLQTLGKNACFLTSHVPLLEKLLGIHESPAGFDPTEVKGRTIRAWSVFFKVCSSRERPLFLFFDDVQWIDRLSSDILSALLHDKENRGQGPFLVLAYRTEDTSHTAAFPEILTALPTGEEAPVELKMNDLDIEDVRQLLRSSFGQDVREVHRIAELAHARTGGNPFHLRQFFEKLKTDGNLTFSDGSWQWNLAAIESMNQAGSVVDLLCQRLSALPDASRRAIEIAGCFGNEFDTNTFQTAMRTASAETNEILRGLRHEGFLVSAGGSRFRFAHDRIQQAAVLLLAPEVTGDMHLAVARAMVSEYDGTAGALFSAAAYLLRPGLQPASDRERHAWIHLLTEAAVSARTTAAPLATISYSTCALSLLEPFGESAEFVDTSRELHLLMGEAQYLAGKPDQAVRTLDRLVRTGRSFLEKAGAWRLLCNISVTQGDMLGALNLGFEALGDTGYNITTNTFEADMTHWIEVVDEARKAMTHPDLLDLPDMNDDVLEAVLDILATMILPAQFYQQHLMHGIVAWMVERSLKCGIARESAYAFIWWGMMLVDRRYARYQEGFEYAKAGYDLVVSRNIGGLYAKACLFFGDIVNFYRQPLRTDRAYLDQAFKTGIENGDLIHACYACNHILTNMIIAGDPLDDVWNESERLLAFVQTAGDENIEAILTSQRRFVLAMQGKTAPAGTLNGDDFDEAAFEKRISGSQMILMIFWYYIWKMASRYLLGRYDEAFETLKIADEIEYSDRWNMEVTIYVFFRGLILAAKAGSLPDGPERRELLAGMSDCIGHLRHWSDSCPENFSGRLALVSAERSRLTGEIVEAGRLYDLAIHEARKQQFPHIEALACERMGGMLRAERLVFAAEAYESRAEQAYRSWGAEAKLRGFHIPEIHAIFGSPLAPTPAKPDLPPGSHSDRTALLQLAAMFSGAGRVIVFRVSGNTPLPAAAWQGAETAGNPLPEDGRFPESVVNYVLRTGERIVERDCPPKTFPSDPYWNVSNAKSFACIPIGFGDTLTGVAYFENAFAKDAFSIDRLLWPSILSSQALAFTENERLLAESNEDKERLSLAIQAANLAFWNWDIRTNALDVNERWSTMLGYDPDEIVPTFDWWSAQIHDDDRAKTISKVQEHLDGKSGQYENTYRMRSKAGGWTTVLAIGKVIERDAENKPVRMCGFNIDMTEQQVLSERVKQSEKLEALGRLAGGVAHDFNNLLQVVAACAEILLFRNPDPEELKILRDMKQAVERGSDLTKRLLLFSRNQPPQNVSIVLNDHLRNSLGLLGRLVTKRIAIETDLCPDPLIIGGDPGQIDLVLVNLIVNARDAMPDGGRLSIVLSAFRADAAFRAKYDWARDEWYARVTVRDTGIGMDDSTLARIYEPFFTTKPAGQGTGLGLPSVFGIVKQHDGGIVVETRPGHGTTFHVHFPLENQCCIPKR